The genomic DNA AGAATTGTAGCTCTTCGACATATCACTTAAATATAAGTATTTCTCCTAAATGCAATTACCAAGGCTGTTGGGGAAATGACCTAGCAGCCTTTGCCAGAAGCCCTGCCTAAAAGTTTTCACAAAAAATGCACTTCAAGGCCATGTGACAAGTGCTAAAACCCTACACTTACCATCGCTTACATTCTCCCCACCCCAACACTCAAGGAGCATATGAGGACACACCCCAGCCCAAAGCACCAACAAAACCACTTCCtatggaaaatgaaaattttctgaagTCTTACCTGGAAGAGGCTCAGAGCACCGGGTTTGCAGCATCCTCCCCCAGCAGTGCTTACCTGCTCCGCAGCACACCTGTTCTCATTGCAGGAGCTGGTTCACAGGACTTTTACCACACCCTGTAACCCACTTACCCTAAGGTGAAGGCTACTTTTAAGCATAGGCCCTGGGCACTCTCAGGCCTTGGACAGGGACCAAAGTAATGACCACCAAAGTGTCAGTCCTTTTAGAAAATAGATTTATTCATCAATGATGAGGCGTGAGGGATGAAGCAGGAATTGGAGGGCTCTGCCATGATACCCTTGGGATCTCAGAAACTTCCCTCACTCTCTCTCATCTCTAACCTTATCTGTGAGTCCTGCTGTCTTTCCTTCCATTCTGAGGTTCCTGGCATTCTTTGTCATAAGCAAAGCTACCAATACGAGCTTGAAGAGCAATCAGAGTGAAATCCACATGCATTAATTTCATCCATGGGAACAAGAAAGGAAATCAGGAAGCAGTGGAAGGAGTTTAACTGGCATCCTGGGGCACCCCAAAATGGGAGGAGAGGTCCTTCTCCAAGCTGTTGGCTATGTCCCTTTTCTTGCCAGGTGTTTCAGGCCCGAAGCCCATGCCAGAGTATCTGTGATAGTTGTTCAAGTCCTTCCAGTACGCACTCAGCACACAGGTACTCAGATTACTGCACCGCTTAGCTCTGGAGCTGTCCAGGCTGCAGGGAAAAGACATGCCAGACAATACTATGCACCAGGGCTGCTCCTGGGGGCAGTCATGCAGAAGGTTAGACCAGGGAGGGGGCACTTGGAGCAGAGGTGGAAGGGACAGGCAGGAGGCACAGCTCACACACCCTCCACTAGGAGATCTCAGAGGTTCGCTGAGCCAGGGCAGAGTGGGGAAGGGCTGCGGTGGGGAAGGGGTGACCTTTGCTGGCATTCCACATGCTGCTCAGTCCTTCCTGCTCTGCAGACAGGTCCTCAGGGTGGATGCACGTGCAATACATGGCTCTGCTGGTGTGAACTCAAAGCTCAGGGTGCacagggaggtggggatggggaagggtGTCTGGCCCAGTGAGAACGTGCATGTGTCCACAGATTCTACATGTCTAAAGGCCCCAGACCTACCTCAGACACTGCTCTACCTGACCCCACCCTCTGCAACTGGGCAATGAAGGTGCCTTGCAGGTGCGAAAGAACATACACAGGTTAAATTCCTTAGACATCCTGAGCTGCAACAGGCCCATCCCCTGGCTCCACACTTACCAGTCCTATCTCATCCAGTGCTGAGTGTTCTCCTCAGTAGGGCAAGACCAACTCCCAGAATAAGTGCTTCCACATCTCCCCATCTCATTTCCTAACAGCTTTCAGGAGTTGATCTTTTCAGTGTGTCTAACTAACCACAGTTCCTCCAGCTGCATCTGGACGGATTACAGTCTTCCATGGAGGCTGAGAATGACTGGGTGCCATCCTGGTGATCAGGGACAACCTGCAGGACTCTGGCCAGATGTTGTTTTTCCTGCTTCTCTGGGCTACACCCTCTTGAATAGGCCAGAGCTGGGAGGGGAGACTTACCTGgagtcctctgtctcctcctgctcctcctcctgctccagctcATTGGTCTTCCTCTGGACATAGGCCTTCACCAGTGCGGCCAGCAGGAGGCGCCCTTCCTTCTCACTGAGTGCCCCAGGATCGGGGAGGGTCTCCAAAGCTGACCTGGAGAGAGGAAGCAACCCCGGAAAGAGGCTCtgagcccctgcctgcctccttcccaGGATAAGCACCCAGGCTACCCAGTCCCTGTGGCTTTCCCAGAGGACATGGCTCTCCTGACTCCCAGCCCACAGGGCTCAAGGCCAGTGTCCACCTAAGGGTGTTGATTCACTGGGAGCCTCCCGCTGCTGTGACCTCAGAGGCAAAAAACTGCCTGATCCCAGGGTCAGTGGAAAGGGAATAAGTTCGTGGCTTCAGGCTGTCTCACCTGAGTGGTGTCGCCTGGAGACTGCCTGCCTGGCACAGGACCAAGATGCTGAAAGCCAGGAAGGGGGAGGATTTCCCAAAGCCCATGATGCCTCTCTGTAAAGGGAGAATGACGTTACCACTGCACCAAGACCAGGCACCGTCTGGAGCCCACAGACCCAGGTTCCAGTCCGGCCACAACTGCCTTGAGAATTCAGGCAGGTTACTTCACCTCCCCACGCCTCTTTTCAGTTCATTTGCCAGATAGGCTGCTTTGAATCTCAAAATATACGTTACACTGAATAGTTTGGTAAGTAGAAATAGGtgtgctggggaggggtgggggagggttctGGTTTTGTTCTGTGAAAAGCCAGGGAGAAGCTATACACGCGCACATAAAGCCACACCTTTTGCCCCAGGCAGAAACCAAGCGAGGACCCACCCTTGCAGTAGACTGTGCCTATCTTCTTAGGGACTGAGAAATCTAGGACCACTTCACCTCCGCTGGACTTCGCTGCCAACGGGtgggagaggaaggcaggaggggtAAATTGGAAAGGAGCGTTAACCTCTCAGTCTGTGGGTTTGGGTTTGGGAGTAATTTAACGTGCAGGATCATGCCTGGACTCTGCCAGCGCATCCCT from Budorcas taxicolor isolate Tak-1 chromosome 15, Takin1.1, whole genome shotgun sequence includes the following:
- the CALCB gene encoding calcitonin gene-related peptide 2, with product MGFGKSSPFLAFSILVLCQAGSLQATPLRSALETLPDPGALSEKEGRLLLAALVKAYVQRKTNELEQEEEQEETEDSSITAQKRSCNTATCVTHRLAGLLSRSGGVVKSNFVPTNVGSEAFGRRRRELQD